The genomic stretch AGAGCCGACTCTGAGTTCGAGCGCAGACTATCTTTGCTTGCTTTTTTAGTCGGACTCGCGTTCTTAATTGAGGGTTTTACCACAGACCTTGTTCTTTCGCCCGTTGCAAGTAGCTATCTCTATGCCATTTTGTCGATCTTTATGTTCCGCTCACAAAAACGTTTCGCATTAAAGGTGGTTCGATGACTCAGCTGGCCCTTGCGAAAGATGCCGTCGACGTCGCGGGTCTGGCTCCCAAATCGGAACGAAGGCTGCGCATTGGAATCGTCTTTGGCAGTGATTTCCAGGGAAATCCGCCAGGCGGCGGACAGCCAACAATTGAAATTTTCCTAAAGTACGCGCAGAAAAGAAACTACGACATATGGCTACTGGGCATGAGCACTCGACCTGAGGAACCCGTCGGCCGCCCGTCCAACCGCAAAATATACGGCCGCGAATACCCGTTTGTTCCTTTGTTCCATTTCGACGCGAAGCGGTACGCGAATCGCAAGCCGCTGATACCGCTTAGGCTTCAGGCACTGTGGGGCTACTTGCGCCAAAAGCATGTGGTGAGTTCCCTAGAGTTTGATCTCCTCTATCTGCATGCTCCTGAGGCTTTGCCGTTTCTCTGGAACAAAAGTCAACCTGTTCTCTATCACATCCATGGCACGCAAGAGAGCGCCGCTGAATATTCACGCTATCCGATTTTTAAGACGCATCTGTTCTCGTATCCATACCGTGCGTGGGTAGGATCGATCCTTCAGAGGGCCGACGAGTTTATAGTTATTGATCAGGAGAGTTACGACCTTTACACACGACGGATTCCAAAGAAGAAAGACCGATTCCATCTTTTGCCGACAGCTATCGACGTGGAGCAATTTCGGAGGATTCCGGATTTGAATCGGAGCCAAGCTCGGCGTTCCTTAGGCGTCCCTGATCAGGGCAAAATGGTGCTGTATGTTGGCAGGCTCTCATGGAAAAAAGGAGTGGACCTGCTTCTGAGGGCGTTTTCGACATTACAGCAGGCACAACCCGACGCTTTCCTTGCCGTTGCCGGAGATGGCGAGGACCGCGCTGCACTCGAAGGCCTCGCTAGCGAGCTGAACATTGCCAGTA from Terriglobales bacterium encodes the following:
- a CDS encoding glycosyltransferase family 4 protein, which produces MTQLALAKDAVDVAGLAPKSERRLRIGIVFGSDFQGNPPGGGQPTIEIFLKYAQKRNYDIWLLGMSTRPEEPVGRPSNRKIYGREYPFVPLFHFDAKRYANRKPLIPLRLQALWGYLRQKHVVSSLEFDLLYLHAPEALPFLWNKSQPVLYHIHGTQESAAEYSRYPIFKTHLFSYPYRAWVGSILQRADEFIVIDQESYDLYTRRIPKKKDRFHLLPTAIDVEQFRRIPDLNRSQARRSLGVPDQGKMVLYVGRLSWKKGVDLLLRAFSTLQQAQPDAFLAVAGDGEDRAALEGLASELNIASRVFFLGQVPHLPAPQLPILFNCADVSVVASFHESLALVITEALACGVPVVSTPVGIAPAVIRDGITGYLVQSREPSEMADRILRVIRDNAYLPDQCVEVAQPYAETSKHICGVIDAMSQGIHGH